The genomic region GCGCGCCGGCCTTGCCTGCACCCTCGGCTCCGCGCCGCCGCCGCTGCTCATTCTCGACGAGCCGACCAACCATCTCGACATAGACTCGATATCGGCAGTCGAGGCGGGTCTCAGCGCCTATGACGGAGCGCTCATCGTCGTCAGCCACGACGAGACGTTTCTCGAAAATATCGGCATCAGGCGGCGGCTGGAATTGCCGGGCGATGCGGGTGGGTGATTTCAGGAGAGCAGCAGCGCCCTCCACCACCGGCACCTACCATTCCCTAACTGCCTATAAGAGCGCGGCCTCCCCCAACCGAAGCCCGAGAGGGCGTGGCCTCGAAGCACGCCGCAACATTGCTTCCTGCATCCCTCTGACGCCGCCTCCCTCGCCTCATTTTTCCGGCAACGGTATTTCCATCCTGCAACCCTTTCGAGAAAGGCCCCGGTGTATTTGCCTTTCGGCCTGCCATTAAGTCTTCGCTCAATCTCGATTGCTCCACTAGCCCGTTTCGTCGTGAAAAGGCTTGAGGTCGCTAGTTCGAAAGCGATGCCATACTTGCAAGATATAACGCATTCAACCTATTGATAACCACCGCGGCAGCTTGGAGGAGAAGGGCATGACTATGGAAGAGGCGATCGGGCATCGTGCAGCCCAAAAGTGGAGCCTCTGGAGAAGCGCCAATATTGGCATTAGCGTTAGCGCTGCCATCTTGTTGCTTCAGGTCGCGAACGGTCGAGGCTTTGAACTAGCAAACTACGCCCACACTCGGAGTGCGGAAACGATTAGCGCTTTAGGTGGGCAGGTTCTCGCCGCACCACTATTATTTGTGGTGATTGCAGCCATACGAAACGTTTTCAGAAGGGGTCAAGCTAAGTCGAACGCAAGTGCCATCCGGGGGCAATCACGTTTGCGGCGCTCTTTGTCACAATTTTCGTCGGCCTTCTTGCCTACGGAGAGTTTGTGTTCTCTCGCGACGAAGCAATCGGTGGCGAAGCTCGAAAATCATTCATAGCCGACACCCAGTTTGCTTGCGTTCGAAAGCAGGCCTCACTCAACCAAGCTATTACCCAGCAGCAAATCCAAACCTATTGCACCTGTTTCACCGAGAAGATGGCCGACATCACGACGTACAAACAATTGGGCACTGAACTGGCTGCCAAAGACCTCGCGGACCTGCAGCAAAAGGTTGGAGAAATAGGCAACCTTTGCCGCCAATGACTTCTGAACGGCGCATCGACTCGATATCAGCGGTCGAGGCCGGGCTGCGTGCTTATGACGAGGCGCTCATCGTCGTCAGCCATGACGAGACGTTTCTCGAGAGCATCGGGATAGAGGGGCGGCTGGAATTGGCTGGCGGTGTGCGGCGGGTTGATTGATGGATGCTCCTTGCATCCATCAACCACCAACGCACCTGCCTCGCCCTTCGAGGCCCCTGCCGGGCACCTCAGGACGAGGCTCTCGTGGGCTCCGCGGTTCCCTTGCCTCATTTTGCCGGCAATGGTATTTCACTCCTGCAACCCTTTCGAGAAAGGAGGATCACGCTATGCAAACTTACTTCCGGCATCATCGCCAGCGTGGTCCCGTCGACGCCCTGCAAATGCGTTTGCAGGGCTGACCAGAGACCGTTCCCGACATCTCTTCCTGGTCTGCCCTTCGTGGCCAATGCGGCGCCGTAACCCATGGTTGGCTCCCGCATTCCTGTAACTTCCCGGGCCCGATAGGCGCAATTCCGTGATGGCTGAACGCCCCGGATCGCCTCCCCGGTCAAGACCAGAGAACGATCATGACCCTCATCAATATCCGCAATCTCGGCGTGACGCTGAGCAATCCGCTGTTTTCGAAACTCAATCTCGTCGTCAATTCAGGCGACCGCATCGGCCTCGTCGCGGCCAACGGACGGGGGAAATCGACTCTGCTTGCCTGCATCACCGGCGCGTTGGAGCCGAGCGAAGGCGAGATCACCAAGGCCCGCGGGCTGACCGTCGGCCATGTCGCGCAGAACGTGCCGGCCGCCCTCTTCGACACGCCGTTTTACGATGCTGTGCTGCAGGCGCTGCCGGCCGATCAGGCCGAAAGCGAAAGCTGGCGGGTCGATGTGGTGCTGGACTCGCTCGAGGTGCCGGAGGTGATGCGTTCCCGGCCGCTGCAGCAGTTGAGCGGCGGATGGCAGCGGCTTGCCATGCTGGCCCGCACGTGGGTGAGCGAACCCGACGTGCTGTTGCTCGACGAGCCGACCAACCATCTCGACCTCGAAAAAATCGCGCAGCTGGAGGGCTGGCTCAATGCGCTGCCGCGCGACGTGCCGGTCATCCTCTCCAGCCATGACCGCGCCTTCCTCGATGCGACGACCAACCGGACGCTGTTCCTGCGGCCGGAGCAATCGCCGGTCTTCGCCCTGCCCTATAGCAGGGCGCGCGCCGCCCTCGACGAGGTCGACGCCTCCGATGCCCGGCGTTACGAGCGCGACATGAAGACAGCCGAGCAATTGCGCAAGCAGGCGGCCAAGCTCAACAATATCGGCGTCAATTCCGGCAGCGACCTGCTCGTCGTCAAGACGAAGCAATTGAAGCAGCGGGCGGAGAAGCTGGAGGATGCGGCAAAACCCGCGCATCTCGAACGCTCGGCCGGCGCCATCCGGCTTTCCAACCGCGGCACCCATGCCAAGGTGCTGGTGACGCTGGAGGATGCGGCGGTGACGACGCCGGATGGCACGCTGCTGTTCAAGACCGGCCGGCAGTTCATCTGCCAGGGCGACCGGATCGTGCTGCTCGGCCTTAACGGCGCGGGCAAATCGCGGCTGGTCTTGATGCTGAAGCAGGCGATCGAAAGACCGGAGACAGCTCGGGATGGTATCAAGGCGACGCCGTCCGTTGTTCTCGGCTATGGCGATCAGGCGCTTGCCGATCTTGCCGATACCGACACGCCGATCGGCACGATCATCCGCCGCTTCGATGTCGGCGATCAGCGGGCACGCGCCCTGCTGGCCGGTGCCGGCATGACGATCGACATGCAGGCAAAGCCGATCGGCCAGCTTTCCGGCGGCCAGAAGGCGCGGCTCGGCATGCTGGTGCTCAGGCTGACCGAGCCGAATTTCTATCTGCTCGACGAGCCGACCAACCATCTCGACATCGAGGGACAGGAAGCGCTGGAGAGCGAGTTGATGGCGCATGAGGCGAGCTGCCTGCTGGTCTCGCACGACCGCAGCTTCGTGCGGGCGGTGGGAAACCGGTTCTGGCTGATCGAGAAGAAGAAGCTGGTGGAGGTGGAGAGCCCGGAAGGGTTCTTCACTTCGGTGGGATCAGAGGGGTGAGGGGTTATAGGGGGCGTGCCGTGACGCCCCTCCTCCGCCATCGGGCTCGCAACAAATCTCAACGTTAAAAGACACTCCGCAATATCGGCATGGCGCATGTTCCTGAGAGCCGGGCGGTGTCGCGACCGCCCTTTTTCGCTCCCAATGAACACGAGGCATTTTCATGCATATCAGATTTATCGCCTGCGCCGCTCTGGCGCTTGCGGCCGCCGTTCCGGCCGTTGCCGCCGACCTCACCTACGAAACGCCGGCTCCCGCCGCCGGGCAGGTATCTTCGGCTTATGATTGGTCGGGCTTCTATCTCGGCGGCCAGGGCGGATATTCCTGGAGCCAGACGAAGATCCTCGGCTCGGATCAGAATAGCGACGGCGGCACGGCAGGCCTCTATGCCGGCTATAATTTCCAATCCGGAAATATCGTCTACGGCATCGAGAACGACTTCAATTACAACTTCGAGAAAAAGGGCGATGCGAACCTCGAATGGGATGCATCCGGCCGCGCGCGGGTCGGTTACGCCCTGGATCGAACCCTGTTCTTCGCAACGGCGGGTGTGGCGGCCGGCGGCGGCAAGGTCGACATTCCCGCCGCCGGGAAGAAGGATGGCATCCTGATCGGCTGGACGGCCGGCGGCGGCATCGAACACGCCGTCACCAACCATATTCTGGTGCGCGGCGAGTATCGCCATTCCGATTTCGGCAACAAGGACTTCGGCTCGGCCATCGGCGATGTCGGCGCCACGCAGGACAAGGTTCTCTTCGGGACGAGCTATAAGTTCTGAGGGCCGCGCTGCGCCTGCCCCTCACCCTAGCCCTCTCCCCGTAAAAAACGGGGAGAGGGGACGTGCCCTGCGAGGCGTGAGTGAGGGACGGAGAGGTTGCAACATATTCCCTTCTCCCCGCGCGCGGGGAGAAGGTGCCGGCAGGCGGATGAGGGGCTACGGTTGACGTCAACAGCCTACCGCTTCGGCGCCACCAGGCAGAAGAAGGCGCCTTGCGGGTCCGTCGCCTGGATGATCCAGCTGCCGCCGGGGACTTCCATCGGGCCGTTGACGACCTTGCCGCCGCCTGAGGTGAGGCGTTCGATTGCGGCATCAAGCGCCGGCACGATGAAATAATAGCACCAGAAGGGCATCGGCATATTGTCCGGCTTGGTCATCATGCCGCCGATCTGCCGGCCATTGCGGGCGAAGAGGTAGTAGACGCCCATCGGACCCATGTCCATTTCGCTGTCCTTCGTCCAGCCGAACAGCTTGGAATAGAAGGCGACGGCGTCCTTGCCGTTGCCGGCGTAGAGTTCGTGCCAGCCGATATTGCCTGGCGCATCGGGGGCCAGTTCCGGCCAGGTTTTGTCCATCGGCGCCGGCGTCATGATGCAGAGCACTGCGCCATGCGGATCGGCGACGACGGCGAAGCGGCCGATGCCCGGGATGTCGTCCGGCGGACGGCGGACCGATCCGCCATTGGCGGCGAAATCCTTCGCCGACTGGTCGACGTCGTCGACATCGACATAACCCGTCCAGTTCGGCGGGATGCCCTGGCCTTCGAGTTCGGCCGGAAACTCCATCAGGCCGGCAACGCCGATGCCGTTCGCCTCGAAGATCGTATAGGTCGGCATGCCCTCCACTTTCATCTCGGAGGTGGTCCAGCCGACCACCGAGCTGTAGAATTTCGCGGCAGCCGATGTGTCGGGGGTCATCA from Rhizobium sp. BT03 harbors:
- a CDS encoding ABC-F family ATP-binding cassette domain-containing protein codes for the protein MTLINIRNLGVTLSNPLFSKLNLVVNSGDRIGLVAANGRGKSTLLACITGALEPSEGEITKARGLTVGHVAQNVPAALFDTPFYDAVLQALPADQAESESWRVDVVLDSLEVPEVMRSRPLQQLSGGWQRLAMLARTWVSEPDVLLLDEPTNHLDLEKIAQLEGWLNALPRDVPVILSSHDRAFLDATTNRTLFLRPEQSPVFALPYSRARAALDEVDASDARRYERDMKTAEQLRKQAAKLNNIGVNSGSDLLVVKTKQLKQRAEKLEDAAKPAHLERSAGAIRLSNRGTHAKVLVTLEDAAVTTPDGTLLFKTGRQFICQGDRIVLLGLNGAGKSRLVLMLKQAIERPETARDGIKATPSVVLGYGDQALADLADTDTPIGTIIRRFDVGDQRARALLAGAGMTIDMQAKPIGQLSGGQKARLGMLVLRLTEPNFYLLDEPTNHLDIEGQEALESELMAHEASCLLVSHDRSFVRAVGNRFWLIEKKKLVEVESPEGFFTSVGSEG
- a CDS encoding VOC family protein; the encoded protein is MSETHGKFIWCELMTPDTSAAAKFYSSVVGWTTSEMKVEGMPTYTIFEANGIGVAGLMEFPAELEGQGIPPNWTGYVDVDDVDQSAKDFAANGGSVRRPPDDIPGIGRFAVVADPHGAVLCIMTPAPMDKTWPELAPDAPGNIGWHELYAGNGKDAVAFYSKLFGWTKDSEMDMGPMGVYYLFARNGRQIGGMMTKPDNMPMPFWCYYFIVPALDAAIERLTSGGGKVVNGPMEVPGGSWIIQATDPQGAFFCLVAPKR
- a CDS encoding outer membrane protein; the encoded protein is MHIRFIACAALALAAAVPAVAADLTYETPAPAAGQVSSAYDWSGFYLGGQGGYSWSQTKILGSDQNSDGGTAGLYAGYNFQSGNIVYGIENDFNYNFEKKGDANLEWDASGRARVGYALDRTLFFATAGVAAGGGKVDIPAAGKKDGILIGWTAGGGIEHAVTNHILVRGEYRHSDFGNKDFGSAIGDVGATQDKVLFGTSYKF